A stretch of Candidatus Sphingomonas phytovorans DNA encodes these proteins:
- a CDS encoding efflux RND transporter periplasmic adaptor subunit: MPIAFRWPAASLIPVAALALAACSGGGKPPAPPKPQVTVAVPLQRDVIDWDEYVGRFEAIQDVELRPRVSGAIDRILFANGQHVRAGEALFIIDPRPYAAALGQAQAQVAKANAALINARSELARADKLLAALAISKEEYETKQANVRSAAADLAAGQANVSNARLNLGFTTVRSPITGLVSDRRVSKGNFATEGQTVLTRVVSTDPIWFSFEGAESFYLKYLRQDRKGERGSSRSTPNPVEIQLADESGYRWRGRMEFLDNAIDTNSGTIRAHAVVPNPDGFLTPGMFGRARLLGSGTYKAMLVPDEAIITDQTRKLVYVVGKDGKASPRPVETGPQVEGLRVIKTGLAPTDEVVIEGITTLQPGAAVTAKKVVMKPQAADTAPTSQPDTAPPPAEATAD; the protein is encoded by the coding sequence ATGCCGATTGCCTTCCGCTGGCCCGCCGCGTCCCTGATCCCCGTTGCCGCGCTTGCCCTGGCCGCCTGTTCCGGCGGCGGCAAGCCGCCCGCTCCTCCCAAACCGCAGGTGACGGTCGCCGTGCCGCTGCAACGCGACGTGATCGACTGGGACGAATATGTCGGTCGGTTCGAGGCGATCCAGGATGTCGAGCTTCGTCCGCGCGTCTCCGGCGCGATCGACCGGATCCTGTTCGCCAACGGGCAGCATGTCCGGGCCGGCGAGGCGCTCTTCATCATCGATCCGCGCCCCTATGCAGCCGCCCTCGGCCAGGCCCAGGCGCAGGTCGCCAAGGCCAACGCCGCGCTGATCAACGCCCGATCCGAGTTGGCCCGCGCCGACAAGCTGCTTGCCGCCCTGGCGATCAGCAAGGAGGAATATGAGACGAAGCAGGCCAATGTCCGCAGCGCCGCGGCCGACCTTGCGGCGGGACAGGCCAATGTCAGCAACGCGCGGCTGAACCTCGGCTTCACCACCGTTCGCTCGCCGATCACCGGGCTGGTTTCCGACCGCCGCGTGTCGAAGGGCAATTTCGCGACCGAGGGCCAGACCGTGCTGACCCGCGTCGTTTCGACCGATCCGATCTGGTTCTCGTTCGAGGGCGCAGAGAGCTTCTACCTCAAATATCTCCGCCAGGACCGCAAGGGCGAGCGCGGCTCCTCCCGCAGCACGCCCAATCCGGTCGAGATCCAGCTTGCCGACGAAAGCGGCTATCGCTGGCGCGGGCGCATGGAATTCCTCGACAATGCGATCGACACCAATTCGGGCACGATTCGCGCCCATGCGGTGGTGCCCAATCCAGACGGGTTCCTGACACCAGGCATGTTCGGCCGCGCGCGCCTGCTTGGCTCCGGCACCTACAAGGCGATGCTGGTGCCGGACGAGGCGATCATCACCGACCAGACACGGAAGCTCGTCTATGTCGTCGGCAAGGACGGCAAGGCATCGCCGCGGCCGGTTGAAACAGGCCCCCAGGTCGAGGGCCTGCGCGTCATCAAGACCGGCCTTGCCCCGACTGACGAGGTGGTGATCGAAGGCATCACGACCTTGCAGCCCGGCGCGGCGGTAACGGCGAAGAAAGTCGTGATGAAACCGCAGGCAGCGGATACCGCGCCGACGTCACAACCGGACACAGCACCGCCACCGGCCGAAGCGACGGCGGACTGA
- a CDS encoding multidrug efflux RND transporter permease subunit, with amino-acid sequence MKFPHFFIERPIFAAVMSILIVVFGLVAYPGLPVAQYPEIAPPTVVVSATYPGATAETLAETVAAPLEESINGVENMLYMSSSATGDGSLQITVTFKQGVNVDQAQVLVQNRVSTAEPRLPAEVRQVGVTVLKNSPDILMVIALTSPDGSLPQQYVSNYATTQIIDRMARIPGVGGVRAFGGRDYNMRVWIDPDRAASRNLTVDEIVAAIRAQNAQVAVGSVGAPPFNQGGTAFQLGIQAKGRLANPEQFGEIIVKRDDQGRLTRLRDVARVEIGAQDYGINAFLSGKPMIGIAITQLPGSNALTTAEAVKADIAEASKGFPQGMAYSIPYNPTEYIQASIEAVYHTLIEAIVLVALVVLLFLQSWRATIIPLIAVPVSLVGSLAMLALFGFSLNNLSLFGMVLAVGIVVDDAIVVVENIERLMEEKGLSPRDAAHETMDEVSGALIAIALVLCGVFIPTSFIPGISGAFYKQFALTIVSAAVISAFVSLTLSPALAAIVLKAKHEAEPRPGVLGWPGRFARGFNHGFQRLGERFGRFTARAVRALVLVGIVYLGLIGLAGWRFNATPTGFIPAQDQGYLIAVIQLPPGASLQRTTGIMSQAAKIALANKGTQATVAFAGLDGATFSTAPNAGAMFIPLKPHADREHADAIANELRREFGAINGGNILVVPPPPVRGIGTGGGWKMLIEDRTNLGLKALEGAAFAMMMKANQTPGITSAFTTFNTRTPRLFADIDRERAEQLGVPVENVFSTLGTYLGSTYINDFNFLGRTYRVTAQADAPYRDQVSDVGHLRTRSAAGLMVPLDAVMTLKNDSGPYRVVRYNLYPSAELQGDTVRGFSSGQSLTTMAKLAEETLPKGMRFEWTELAFQQQAAGNTAGLVFGLAVLFVFLLLAANYESVVLPLAVILIVPMCLLAAILGVNLMGGDNNILTQIGLVVLIGLAAKNAILIVEFARQNEENGMEMHAAAEHAAEQRLRPIVMTSIAFILGVLPLVIGSGPGAEMRQALGVAVFFGMIGVTTFGLLFTPSFYVISRKLGDWVSSKVRRAKPAAPPADPAGEPA; translated from the coding sequence GTGAAGTTTCCCCATTTCTTCATCGAACGACCGATCTTCGCGGCGGTCATGTCAATCCTCATCGTCGTGTTCGGACTGGTCGCCTATCCCGGCCTGCCCGTGGCGCAATATCCCGAGATCGCGCCGCCGACGGTGGTGGTGAGCGCGACCTATCCCGGTGCGACCGCCGAGACCCTGGCCGAAACCGTCGCTGCGCCGCTGGAAGAATCGATCAACGGCGTCGAGAACATGCTCTACATGTCCTCGTCGGCGACCGGCGACGGATCGCTGCAGATCACGGTGACGTTCAAGCAGGGCGTCAATGTCGACCAGGCGCAGGTGCTGGTGCAGAACCGGGTCTCCACCGCCGAACCGCGCCTGCCCGCCGAAGTCCGCCAGGTCGGCGTCACGGTGCTGAAGAATTCGCCTGACATCCTGATGGTGATCGCGCTCACCTCACCCGACGGGTCGCTGCCCCAGCAATATGTCTCCAACTATGCGACGACCCAGATCATCGACCGCATGGCGCGTATCCCCGGCGTCGGCGGCGTGCGCGCGTTCGGCGGGCGCGACTATAATATGCGCGTCTGGATCGATCCCGATCGCGCCGCGTCGCGCAACCTGACCGTCGACGAGATCGTCGCCGCGATCCGCGCGCAAAACGCCCAGGTCGCGGTCGGATCAGTCGGCGCACCGCCGTTCAACCAGGGCGGCACCGCCTTCCAGCTCGGCATCCAGGCCAAGGGCCGGCTCGCCAATCCGGAGCAGTTCGGCGAGATCATCGTCAAGCGCGACGACCAGGGCCGGCTGACGCGCCTGCGCGATGTGGCTCGCGTCGAGATCGGCGCGCAGGATTACGGCATCAACGCCTTCCTTTCGGGCAAGCCGATGATCGGCATCGCGATCACCCAGCTGCCCGGGTCCAACGCGCTGACCACCGCCGAAGCGGTCAAGGCCGATATCGCCGAGGCGTCCAAGGGCTTCCCGCAGGGGATGGCGTACAGCATCCCCTACAACCCGACCGAATATATCCAGGCGTCGATCGAGGCGGTGTATCACACGCTGATCGAGGCGATTGTCCTGGTCGCGCTGGTCGTGCTGCTGTTCCTGCAAAGCTGGCGCGCGACGATCATCCCGCTGATCGCGGTGCCGGTGTCGCTGGTCGGGTCTTTGGCGATGCTCGCCTTGTTCGGCTTCAGCCTCAACAACCTGTCGCTGTTCGGCATGGTGCTGGCGGTCGGTATCGTCGTCGACGACGCGATCGTCGTGGTCGAGAATATCGAGCGGCTGATGGAGGAAAAGGGGCTGTCGCCCCGCGATGCGGCACACGAGACGATGGACGAAGTGTCGGGCGCGCTGATCGCGATCGCGCTGGTGCTGTGCGGCGTGTTCATCCCGACCAGCTTCATCCCCGGCATTTCCGGCGCATTCTACAAGCAGTTCGCGCTGACGATCGTGTCGGCCGCGGTGATCTCCGCCTTCGTCTCGCTGACGCTGTCGCCGGCGCTCGCCGCGATAGTGCTGAAGGCCAAGCACGAGGCGGAGCCACGACCCGGCGTGCTCGGCTGGCCCGGCCGGTTCGCGCGCGGCTTCAACCACGGCTTCCAGCGGCTGGGCGAACGCTTCGGCAGGTTCACCGCGCGCGCCGTCCGCGCGCTGGTGCTGGTCGGCATCGTCTATCTCGGCTTGATCGGGCTGGCCGGCTGGCGCTTCAACGCGACGCCGACCGGCTTCATCCCGGCACAGGACCAGGGATATCTCATCGCGGTCATCCAGCTTCCGCCGGGCGCCTCGCTCCAGCGGACCACCGGCATCATGAGCCAGGCGGCGAAGATCGCGCTGGCCAACAAGGGGACTCAGGCGACCGTCGCCTTTGCCGGCCTCGACGGCGCCACCTTCTCCACCGCGCCCAACGCCGGCGCGATGTTCATCCCGCTAAAGCCACATGCCGACCGCGAGCATGCCGACGCCATCGCCAACGAACTGCGCCGCGAGTTCGGTGCGATCAACGGCGGCAACATCCTGGTCGTGCCGCCCCCGCCCGTGCGCGGGATCGGCACCGGCGGCGGATGGAAGATGCTGATCGAGGATCGTACCAATCTCGGCCTCAAGGCGCTTGAGGGCGCAGCCTTCGCGATGATGATGAAGGCGAACCAGACCCCGGGCATCACCAGCGCCTTCACCACCTTCAACACGCGCACCCCGCGCCTGTTCGCCGATATCGATCGCGAGCGGGCGGAGCAGCTTGGCGTGCCGGTGGAGAATGTCTTCTCGACGCTCGGCACCTATCTCGGCTCAACCTATATCAACGACTTCAACTTCCTCGGGCGCACCTATCGCGTGACCGCGCAGGCTGATGCACCATATCGCGACCAGGTATCCGATGTCGGCCATCTGCGCACGCGCTCGGCGGCGGGCCTGATGGTCCCGCTCGACGCGGTGATGACGTTGAAGAACGACAGCGGGCCTTATCGGGTGGTGCGCTACAATCTCTATCCCTCGGCCGAATTGCAGGGCGACACGGTGCGCGGCTTCTCGTCCGGCCAGTCGCTGACCACGATGGCGAAGCTGGCTGAAGAGACGCTGCCCAAGGGCATGCGCTTCGAATGGACCGAGCTTGCCTTCCAGCAACAGGCGGCGGGCAACACCGCCGGGCTGGTGTTCGGCCTGGCCGTGCTGTTCGTGTTCCTGCTGCTCGCGGCGAATTACGAAAGCGTGGTGCTGCCGCTCGCCGTCATCCTGATCGTGCCGATGTGCCTGCTCGCGGCGATCCTGGGCGTGAACCTGATGGGCGGGGACAACAATATCCTCACCCAGATCGGTCTTGTCGTGCTGATCGGCCTGGCCGCGAAGAACGCGATCCTGATCGTCGAATTCGCGCGGCAGAACGAGGAGAACGGCATGGAGATGCACGCCGCCGCCGAGCATGCCGCCGAGCAGCGCCTGCGCCCGATCG